One genomic segment of Rivularia sp. PCC 7116 includes these proteins:
- the glgX gene encoding glycogen debranching protein GlgX yields MYLSLWPGKPLPLGANWDGKGTNFALFSENATAVELCLFDKEGRETRLALREVSNFTWHGYVPSIGPGQRYGFRVHGAFAPHEGHRFNPNKLLIDPYSYAVDGEIGFGEEIFGYRWDDPKDDLGFSELNDAHLIPKSVVVDKSFDWEGDELLQTPWHETVIYETHVKGFTKLHEEIPAKLRGTYAGLAHPATISHLQSLGVTAVELMPIHHFLSQPGHLVGSGLKNYWGYDSISYLAPYSGYSASGSLGQQLKEFKHMVKRLHQAGIEVILDVVYNHTGEGNHMGPTISLRGIDNASYYRLVDGDLRYYMDFTGCGNSLNVRHPQVLKLIMDSLRYWVLECHVDGFRFDLASALARELYAVDKLAAFFDIIHQDPVLADVKLIAEPWDVGEGGYQVGEFPLLWSEWNGKYRDTVRDFWRGEDSRLAEFAYRFTGSSDLYEFNGRSPSASINFITAHDGFTLNDLVSYNEKHNEANNEGNRDGESHNRSWNCGAEGETEDFAIEKLRKKQRRNFLVTLLLSQGVPMIVMGDEMGRTQGGNNNPYCQDNDISWLDWDLQEENENLLDFTRQLIDFRRRHPVFKRRKWFQGRAIRGTEVTDISWFNPDGGKMTEEQWNSGFAKAIGIFLNGEGIASPGPRGERIIDENFLILFNAHYELLEFIIPPELQEWEWVTIVDTTKPRFVQRGKRYIEDKPIKVESRSIVILQRLGQLSQEYDYE; encoded by the coding sequence GTAATTTTACTTGGCACGGCTACGTACCTTCGATTGGCCCCGGTCAGCGTTATGGGTTTCGAGTACACGGTGCGTTTGCTCCCCATGAAGGACACAGATTTAACCCGAACAAATTATTGATTGACCCCTACTCTTATGCTGTTGACGGGGAGATTGGTTTCGGTGAAGAGATTTTTGGTTATCGTTGGGACGATCCCAAAGATGATTTGGGATTTTCGGAATTGAATGATGCTCATTTAATTCCTAAATCGGTAGTTGTAGATAAGAGCTTTGATTGGGAAGGAGATGAACTTTTACAAACTCCTTGGCACGAAACGGTAATCTACGAAACTCATGTCAAAGGTTTTACTAAATTACATGAAGAAATCCCGGCAAAATTAAGAGGGACTTATGCCGGACTCGCTCACCCTGCGACTATTTCGCATCTCCAGTCTTTAGGTGTAACTGCGGTGGAATTGATGCCGATACATCATTTTTTATCGCAACCGGGGCATTTAGTTGGCAGTGGATTGAAGAACTATTGGGGCTATGATTCAATTTCTTATCTGGCTCCTTACTCTGGTTACAGCGCTAGCGGTAGTTTGGGGCAACAGCTTAAAGAATTTAAGCATATGGTCAAGCGCCTCCATCAAGCCGGGATAGAAGTCATCCTTGATGTGGTTTACAACCATACGGGTGAAGGTAATCATATGGGGCCAACTATATCTTTACGCGGTATTGATAATGCCTCTTACTACCGTTTGGTAGACGGCGATTTACGCTACTATATGGATTTTACTGGTTGCGGTAATTCCCTTAACGTGCGTCATCCCCAGGTACTCAAGCTGATTATGGATAGTTTGCGATACTGGGTTTTGGAATGTCATGTTGATGGTTTCCGTTTTGACTTAGCATCTGCATTAGCTAGAGAATTATACGCAGTAGATAAACTCGCAGCATTCTTCGATATTATTCACCAAGACCCAGTTTTAGCAGATGTGAAATTAATTGCCGAGCCTTGGGACGTAGGTGAAGGAGGCTACCAAGTCGGTGAATTTCCCTTATTATGGTCTGAGTGGAATGGAAAATATCGCGATACAGTACGAGATTTCTGGCGTGGAGAAGACAGTCGTTTAGCAGAATTTGCCTACAGATTTACGGGTAGTTCCGACCTTTACGAATTTAACGGACGTAGTCCCAGCGCGAGTATTAACTTTATTACCGCCCACGATGGTTTTACGTTAAACGATTTAGTTAGCTACAACGAAAAGCATAACGAAGCCAACAATGAAGGTAACCGTGATGGAGAAAGTCACAACCGTTCGTGGAATTGTGGTGCAGAAGGAGAAACAGAAGACTTCGCAATTGAGAAGCTTCGTAAAAAACAGCGACGAAACTTTTTAGTCACTTTATTACTTTCCCAAGGAGTACCCATGATAGTTATGGGTGACGAAATGGGAAGAACTCAAGGAGGAAATAACAATCCTTATTGTCAGGATAATGATATTTCATGGTTAGATTGGGATTTACAAGAAGAAAACGAGAATTTACTCGATTTTACCCGACAATTAATTGATTTTCGTCGCCGACATCCAGTATTTAAGAGACGTAAATGGTTCCAAGGGAGAGCTATTCGCGGTACGGAAGTAACCGATATTTCTTGGTTTAACCCCGATGGCGGTAAAATGACCGAAGAACAATGGAATAGCGGTTTTGCTAAAGCTATTGGTATTTTTCTGAACGGTGAAGGAATCGCTTCACCAGGACCTAGGGGAGAGCGGATCATTGACGAAAATTTCCTAATCTTATTTAATGCTCACTACGAATTGTTGGAATTTATCATTCCCCCAGAATTGCAGGAATGGGAATGGGTAACTATTGTTGACACCACTAAACCCAGATTTGTTCAACGCGGTAAACGCTATATCGAAGATAAACCAATCAAAGTCGAATCGCGTTCTATAGTCATACTCCAGAGGCTTGGACAACTTAGCCAAGAATACGATTATGAATAG
- the treZ gene encoding malto-oligosyltrehalose trehalohydrolase codes for MHIGSQYSSNTCNFSLWAPLAGKVAVHLVEPLEKVIPLEKDERGYWQGSIADIKPGSLYYYQLDGERDTADPAAHSQPNGVHGATEIIDHHSFKWNDDQWQGVPLSDMVIYELHVGTFTEEGTFESIISRLLELKDLGVNTIEIMPVAQFPGSRNWGYDGVFPYAVQNSYGGVDGLKKLVDACHQAGISVVLDVVYNHLGPEGNYLWGFGTYFTDNYKTPWGSAVNFDGAYSDGVRDYFVQNVVYWLENYHLDGLRLDAVHAIYDFGAKHILAEMAEAVAELERRKNRQFYLIAESDLNDPRIIRSPEVGGYGIDAQWSDDFHHALHTVLTGENNGYYEDFGSLEQLAKIYRQGFVYTWDYSPHRKRYHGGEPTGCASSQFVVCAQNHDQVGNRMLGDRLSNLISFESLKLTAAALLLSPYVPMLFMGEEYGETAPFLYFVSHGDPDLIEAVRKGRKAEFAAFHEIDGQEAPDPQAEETFKKSQLNWDKRKTGEHEKLWLFHQKLLQMRKNVPALRNLDRNQLEVKVLKPEKVLWMQRHHQDSQILCWLNFGSEAVKITDNNKSGIWKKVLDSSAETWGGKGSGLPEKLDGAKNPELMINPYSVVVYENQRAVNSEQ; via the coding sequence ATGCATATCGGTTCTCAATATTCAAGCAATACTTGCAACTTTAGTCTGTGGGCACCTCTAGCGGGCAAAGTTGCGGTTCACTTAGTTGAACCATTAGAGAAAGTTATCCCTTTGGAAAAAGACGAACGCGGTTATTGGCAGGGTTCAATCGCAGATATAAAACCAGGTAGCCTCTATTATTATCAGCTAGATGGTGAGAGAGATACAGCAGATCCAGCGGCTCATTCCCAACCGAATGGGGTTCACGGTGCTACGGAAATAATTGACCACCATAGCTTTAAGTGGAATGATGACCAATGGCAGGGTGTTCCTTTGTCAGACATGGTTATCTACGAGTTACATGTAGGAACTTTTACTGAAGAAGGTACGTTTGAATCAATAATTTCTCGATTATTAGAATTAAAAGATTTGGGCGTAAATACTATCGAAATCATGCCCGTGGCTCAGTTTCCTGGAAGTCGAAACTGGGGCTATGATGGTGTTTTTCCCTATGCCGTACAAAATTCTTACGGTGGTGTTGACGGTTTGAAAAAACTTGTTGATGCTTGTCACCAAGCAGGAATATCGGTAGTTTTAGATGTAGTTTACAATCACCTCGGGCCGGAAGGAAATTACCTTTGGGGCTTCGGAACTTACTTTACAGATAACTATAAAACTCCTTGGGGTAGCGCCGTTAATTTTGATGGTGCTTATAGCGATGGAGTACGCGATTATTTTGTACAAAACGTTGTGTACTGGTTGGAAAATTACCATTTAGATGGATTACGTTTAGATGCCGTTCATGCTATTTACGACTTTGGGGCAAAGCATATTTTGGCAGAAATGGCTGAAGCTGTAGCTGAATTAGAACGGAGAAAAAATCGTCAGTTTTATTTAATTGCTGAAAGCGATCTCAACGATCCCAGAATTATTCGTTCTCCGGAAGTGGGTGGATACGGAATCGATGCTCAATGGAGTGATGATTTTCACCATGCTTTGCATACGGTACTAACTGGAGAAAATAACGGTTATTACGAAGATTTTGGCAGTTTAGAGCAGTTAGCAAAGATTTATCGCCAGGGATTTGTTTATACTTGGGATTACTCTCCCCATCGTAAAAGATATCATGGCGGAGAACCTACAGGTTGCGCTTCGAGTCAGTTTGTCGTCTGTGCCCAAAACCACGATCAGGTAGGGAACCGAATGTTGGGGGATAGATTATCTAATTTAATATCCTTTGAATCTTTGAAGCTGACAGCAGCAGCGCTTTTACTCTCACCTTACGTCCCCATGTTGTTTATGGGTGAAGAATACGGCGAAACAGCACCATTTCTTTATTTTGTCAGTCATGGAGATCCAGATTTAATTGAAGCAGTCAGAAAAGGCAGAAAAGCCGAATTTGCGGCATTCCATGAAATAGACGGACAAGAAGCACCCGATCCGCAAGCAGAAGAAACCTTCAAAAAATCCCAATTAAATTGGGACAAGCGTAAAACCGGGGAGCATGAAAAGCTATGGTTATTTCATCAGAAATTACTGCAAATGCGGAAAAATGTTCCAGCATTGCGGAACTTAGATAGGAATCAATTAGAAGTAAAAGTACTAAAACCAGAAAAAGTATTGTGGATGCAAAGACACCATCAAGATAGTCAAATTCTTTGCTGGCTTAACTTTGGCTCGGAAGCTGTTAAGATTACAGATAACAATAAGAGCGGAATTTGGAAAAAAGTGCTTGATTCGAGCGCAGAAACTTGGGGAGGAAAGGGTTCTGGGTTACCCGAAAAACTGGATGGAGCAAAGAACCCCGAATTGATGATTAATCCTTATAGTGTTGTGGTTTACGAGAATCAGCGAGCAGTGAACAGTGAACAGTGA